Genomic window (Asticcacaulis excentricus CB 48):
GGCCGCCGGGTCGTCTCGGCCTTCATCGGTACCGCCTTCGCTCAGGAAACGCCTGAAGCCGCCAGCGCACAATGGCGAAACGTCGCCGATCAGCTCAGGCCCAAAATGCCAAAGCTGGCAACGATCATGGACGAGGCTGAGCATGACGTCCTGGCCTACATGACCTTCCCAAAGGAGCACCGCATCAAGCTTCACAGCACAAACCCGATTGAGCGTCTCAATGGCGAAATCAAGCGCCGTTGCGATGTCGTGGGCATCTTCCCGAACGATGATGCCATTATACGCCTCGTTGGGGCTATCCTGCTGGAGCAGAACGACGAGTGGACGGTTCAACGCGGCCGCTACATCACCCTTGAAACCATCGCACAACTCAGCGATGATCCCGTTCTCAGCATGCCAGCCGTGGCAAGCTGACGAAAATCCGGACCCGTCCGGAAACCACTGATGCCTAGCGCTCAGTTACACCACGTCACGGGACACGATCTTTCTGCGGATTAAAATACCCGCAGAAGCCGGTTTTTGCGCGAATTGCGGCCTTTGCACTCGCCTGCCTGAACGTGCCGCTTGCGCTTTCCCGCAGGCATGGGCTAGAAGCGAAACTTCTTAGTTTTTACCACTACAAAGAGCGATCATGGAACAGGCTCAAGACCAACAAAGCGCGCTGACAGGGAACGTGCTGTTTTACAAGACTCCAGAACCCCTGAGCGTTGAAGCCCACGGCAATCTCGGCATCAGCGCCTCGGCTACGCCGCACGCCTTTGTCGCTGAAACCAATGTGGTCCCGCTGACCGTGGCGGAATTCCCGGCGGCTTCGCTGAGCTACCCCATCGTCTTCATCGGCGAAGCGCGCATGCCGGTTGCGGCCATGGGGCTGGCCGCTGGTCAGAACATGTTCGTGTCCCCCGAAGGCGTCTTCCGCCCGGATGCCTACCTGCCGGCGTTTGCCCGTCGTTATCCCTTCGTCTTCGCCAATGACGAGCAGGAACAACGCATGATCCTGTGCGTGGACACCTCCTCGCCGGTGGTGACCGCTAACAATCCGGACGTGCCTTTCTTCGAAGGTGGCAAGCCGTCGGCCTTCGTCGAAAACGCCATGCAGTTCTGCTCGGACTTCGAAAACGAGCGCCTGCGCACAGAATCCTTCGTCAACCTGCTGAAGGACCTCGATCTCTTGGCTCCGCGCGAAACCATCTATCGCCCGGCCAATCCGGACGGTTCGCAGGGTGAGCCGCAAAAGATTGCCGAATATTTCGCGGTCGATGAAGAAAAGCTGGCCAAGCTTCCGGGCGACAAGCTGGTTGAACTCCGCGACAACGGTGCCCTGATGCATATCTACGCGCACCTGATCTCGCTGCTGGCCTGGGACAAGCTGATCGCCCTGACCATCGAGCGCAATCAGTCAGCCCCGGCGGTCAACTAAGCCTTTGCTCCTTTTTGCTATGAAAACCCCCGGAGGCTTTGGCTTCCGGGGGTTTTTACTTCATCACAAAAGATACCGGAAATTAAGGCGCGAAGCGCCAAATCAGACAGCTCGCCGCAACACTGAAAAGGGTCATTCGGGCCGTGTCAGTTTAACCGGCATTTCATAGTTTTTGTGGCTAAAGCCTTACCCGGCAGGCGGCGGATTACGCTGAAACACCGATCGCGTTAGGCATGAAAAGACGAGACGCCCGGCTTCGTCTAGCAGGTCGTGCTGGGCGATGACGACGCCCTTCGTGTCTCCCACCGCGTCCTTGCCCATGATGGTCAGGCGCCCGCGTAGCAGTTCGCCGGGCGGCGGGTTTCGCGACCAGCGAAGCGCATCGACGGCCAGTCGTTTCGTCTGCGGCCAGCCCGCGGCCGCCTCCTGCTCCAGCTTTGACCACAACGCAAAGATCAGCGCATCGGGCAGGCCGTCCTGCGTGTTCCACGACGGCGCATAGGTGGCGCAAAACTGCTCCAGATCGCTCTGGGAGACGACGCCTGCGCCAATCGAGGCGACCTGACCAATCCACAAATCGTCAAAGGCGGCAGGCATGAGCGACTCCGTTCAAACAGGAAAGTCCTGTGTTCTAAGCTGTGTCGGGGCATTCGGCAACGCTTTTGCACAGGCGGTCACAATAGACAGAAAGCCTTGTTCCAAAAAGCCTTACGTATTGATTTGGGACGGGCGCTGTGGTTTGGTTTTTTCACGTTGGGGGGAACAGCGTGCAGGATTTGCCGAAGTCTGATGAGTGCACAGGACAATATCACGGTTCTTGAGGACGAGGCCTATACGGGCCTGTTTCTGACGGCTGAACGCGACGCGGCAGTGCGCGCGCAGGGTCAGGTGCTGGCCGGTGGGCGCGTGCAGGGTCAGGCGGAGGCGCTGGCCAGTGATCCGGAAACGCTCGGCAACATCTTGCGCAGCACACGCGAGGCTCAAGGCTTTTCGCTGGAATACATGGCCGATATCACCCGCGTGCGGCGTAGCTATCTGGAGGCGCTCGAAGAAGCCACCTATGATCGCCTGCCGTCGCGCGCTTTTTCCATCGGCTTCGTCAAGGCCTATGCCAAGGCGTTAGGGCTCGACGAAGAAAGCCTTGCCGATCTGTTCAAACGCTCTTTTGCCGACCCGGCGCAATCGGACAAGCTGCGGGCTCCGGTGGGGGCCGCCTTCGAAGACCTGCGCCCCAGCTATCGCCTCTATGGTGGGCTGGCGCTGGCGCTTGTACTGGCGGTGGTGACGTGGAACCTGTTTCAGCGCACGCCGGGCTGGGGCGGGCATCACGCGCCGTCGGCCGATACGACGCCACAGAAATGGTCACCGGGCGTGCCGCTGGTGCGCGACAAGCTGTTGCTGACGCAAGCCGCTCCGGCGCCCAAGGATCAGGACCTGCCCGTGCCCTATTACACGCCGGGGTTGGAGGAGGGCTTTGCCGCCATTGACGCCGAACGCGCCGAGCAGAACCCGTCGGCGACGCTGGGCGTCCCGCTTCAGATGCGCAAGGCCTTCAACCCGCGCGGGGCGGTGTTTGGCGCCACTCCGGTTGATTCCATGGTGACGATTCAGGCCCAGAGGAGCGTCAATCTGGTGCTCACGGGTACGGACAAGCGCGTTTATTTCGCGCGGCAACTGGGGCCAGGTGAGGCCTACCGCCTGCCACAGGTCAGCGCAGTCAACCTGCTGATCGAGGTGGGCGACCCGAAGGCATTCGAAATCTATTATAACGGCGAATTTGCCGGGGTGATGGAGGAGCGTGCGACCTCCGTCTCCAAACTCAATGCCCGTGCTGCGGCGCTTGCCAAGCTGATGGACGCCCAGATGGAGGCCATGCGCCCGGCCGGTCGTCCCACGGACACCGCCGAGCCGGCAGCCACCGCGAATGCGCCGGTTGCCCCGGCAGACGTCCCGGCTCGTGACGGCCCCATCCCTTATGTGCCGCAGACAAGCCCGGCCGCTACGCCTCAATTAGATCCCGCACCCGTAACCCAGCCCTGAATTCCGGCTGGTAAAGCGCCCATCGAAGGCTTACATAGGGCGCATTGATCCGTATCCTCAGAGTGCATGATGAGTGACCATACGCATGTCCGCCCCTGGCGCATGATCGAGCGCCGCAAAAGCCGCAAGATTAGAGTCGGCAAGGTCGAAGTCGGCGGCGACGCCCCGATCAGCGTGCAGTCCATGACCAATACGCGCACTCATGATGTCGATGCCACCGTGCGGCAGATTCACGCGCTTGAAGAGGCGGGGGCCGATATTGTGCGTGTCTCCTGTCCGGACGTGGAGTCGACGACGGCGTTGAAAGAGATCGTGCGCCAGGTCAGTGTGCCCATTGTTGCTGACATTCATTTCCACTACAAACGAGGCATCGAAGCCGCCATGGCCGGTGCGGCGTGCCTGCGCATTAATCCGGGCAATATCGGTTCACCAGAGCGCGTGCGTGAGGTGATACAGGCGGCCAAGGACTATGGCTGCTCGATGCGCATTGGTGTCAATGCCGGGTCGCTTGAGAAGGAACTATTGGAAAAGTATGGCGAGCCGTGCCCGGACGCCATGGTCGAAAGCGCCCTGTTCCACGCCAATATCCTGCGCGACAACGACTTCCACGAATTCAAGATTTCGGTTAAGGCGTCGGATGTCTTCCTGACCGTGGCTGCCTATCAGGCGCTCGCTGACGCCATCGACTGCCCACTGCACATCGGCGTGACCGAGGCCGGGCCGTTGCGCACCGGTACCATCAAGTCGGCCATCGGGCTTGGCAACCTGCTGTGGGCGGGGATCGGTGACACCATCCGTGTCTCGCTAGCCGCTGATCCGGTCGAAGAGGTCAAGGTCGGATTTGATATCCTCAAATCACTGGGCCTGCGCCACCGCGGCGTCAATATCATCGCCTGTCCGTCTTGCGCACGTCAGGGCTTCAACGTCATCGAGACGGTCGCAAAGCTGGAGGAGCGTCTGGCCCATATCGCAACGCCCATGTCGCTGTCGATCATCGGCTGCGTCGTCAACGGGCCCGGTGAGGCGCTCTATACTGATGTCGGCTTTACCGGCGGCGGCGCCGGGGCGGGGATGGTCTATATGGCGGGCAAGCCGGACCACAAGGTATCGAACGACGACATGATCGAGCACATTGTCGGTCTGGTCGAAGCCCATGCCGCTAAGCAGAGTGAGATCAATATGACACCAGAAGCGGTCTGAGACGGTTTTTCTCCACGGATGACCACAGAGTGGAGTGTCCGTGGTGATCAAGCAGATTTGGGTGTCCATTTGCGGTAATCCGGCAGGAGTGCGACAGCGAGGATGACAAGTCTTCGCATGACAGCAGTGATGTCGAGTTTTGCTGGTTTTCCTGCGGCTTTGAGTTGGTGGTATTTGGCCTCGAGATTTGGGTTGAAACGACAGGCGATGAGGGCAGGCATGTAGAGTGCTTGCCGGGCGAAGACCCTGCCGCCAGCTATGTTGAGTGGCACCGGCTGATGCGTGGGGGCTTATGGGTCAAGGGCGCGAAGCGCCAATCTGTGAAATCTGTGGGGTTTGAACCGCGCGACGAAGCAAAAAAGCCCCGTCAGGCGAACTGACGAGGCGTTTTTTATTTTAAGTGCTTAGCGCACACCAGCGATATAGCGGCCATTTGTGATGTGGGTCACCTGTGAGGTCGCCTGACCTTCCATCATGATGTCGATCTCGCTGCGATCCACCGGCTTGGAGAACAGATAGCCCTGAATGATGGCGCAACCGGCCTGGCGCAGAATGTGACTTTGGGCCTTCGTTTCCACGCCCTCGGCCAGAATGCTAAGGTGTAACGCTTTGGCCAGCTTGATGATGGCGCGGATCAGAGCCTCGGCGTCCGGATCGACCCCCAGATTGGAGACGAAGGAGCGGTCGATCTTGATCTTGTCCACCGGGTAGCGGCTAAGATAGCTGAGCGACGAATATCCGGTCCCGAAATCGTCGAGCGCAATGGAGAAGCCCATCTGACGCAGGGCGTTCAGTGTATTCTGCGTCGGCTGATCGTCGTTGAGCAGCATCCCTTCGGTGATCTCGATTTCGATGGAACGCGGCTCGACGCCGGTTTCGCGCAGCATATCCTTCAGCTCCGGCAGGAAGCGCGAGGACCGCAACTGCGTCGCCGACACATTGATCGCCACCTTCAGGCCCGGCCAGCGTTTGGAATCGATCAGGGCGCGACGCATGATAAGCGTGCCCAGATCCATCATCAGGCCGCACTCTTCGGCCAGAGGCACGAAATAGGCCGGGCTGATCGGTCCGCGCTGCGGATGACTCCAGCGGGCGAGTGCCTCGACGCCAACAATTCGACCATTGTGATCGACCTGCGGCTGATAGACGACCTCGATGGCTTCGACGTGTATGGCTTCACGCAGACCCGTCTCTAGCAGCTTACGCAGCTTGATTGTCGCGTCCATCTCGATTTCGAAGAAGGCGTATTGCGATCGACCCTGTTCCTTTGCGCGATACAGCGCGAGGTCGGCCTGGCGCAGCGCTTCGGCAGCTTCTATGTCCGATTCCTGTAACAGGGTGACGCCGATGGAGCAGGACGAATAGACCGGGCCGCTTTCCAGCGTGACCTGCCCCTTGAGACCTTCCAGCACGCGTTTGGCCAGGGCGGCCGCGGAATGGGCGTCCGTGTCGGTCTGGATGATCACGAAGACGTCTCCGCCCAGGCGCGCCAGCGTGTCGCCCGCCCGGATCATGCTGCCGATCTTTTGCGCCGAATGACGGATCAGTTCGTCACCAGCCGAGTGGCCCAGCGTATCATTGACGTCCTTGAAGCGGTCGAGGCCCACACACATAACAGCAACAGAACCGCCATGACGGCGCAGGCGCTCGGTGGCTTGGTTTAAGCGATCGGTGAACAGGGTGCGGTTGGGCAGGCCGGTCAGCCCGTCGTGCAGCGCCATATGCTTGGCGCGCGCTTCCGAAGCGATCAGGCTGCGTGCGGTCTTCTGACTGCGGTGCAGCAGCGCCAACGCCACGCCACCCAGACCGGCCGAAACCAGCAAAGAAGGGATTAGGGCGCGCATGAATAGGTCAAGCCCCGGTCTTGACGGTAGCCACGTCAACTCGGCCTTTTCCTGACCTGTCGAGTCGGTGAAAACGGCGCGCGCCGAACCAGGTTGAACGTTCTGCCCGCTGCGCAATTCGGTGATGGTGCTCAGCAGATGCCCCTGCGACAGGGCCGCCAGTTCGCCGTTGCTAAGCCGGTGCGCGCCTACCACCAGATAGGGGGTGTAGCGCGCCAGATCCTGCCGCGTGCTGTCTGGCAGGATCAGGCTGGCCCCCAGTAGATAAACGTGGCCGTCCAGCACGGTCAGTCGCGCAATGGCGTTGGTTTTGGACGTGAAGCCTATGCCTGAGGCGGTATAGAGATAGTGTCGTTCGCGCAGGTCCTTCGACAAGCGAGTGATCTCACCGCTTAGGCGGTTATAGGCTGCCAGAGAGGTTTCCTGCTTGCCTTCCCAAGCCAGCACCGGACGATTGAGACCGTCCAGAACGAAGGTCTGCTCGTAATTCAGATATTCCGAGAAATAGCTGCCGTAATTGTCGGCAACGAACTGATGGTCAAATTTGACGACGGTCCGATTGACGGCTTCGTTCCAGATGGTCATGGGGGCCATCAGGCGCGCCTGCGTCTCCGCCAGATGCATGAGCCCGCTGCGCACATAGTTTTCTTCGCGCTCGCGGCTCGACTTGTCGATT
Coding sequences:
- a CDS encoding SapC family protein; its protein translation is MEQAQDQQSALTGNVLFYKTPEPLSVEAHGNLGISASATPHAFVAETNVVPLTVAEFPAASLSYPIVFIGEARMPVAAMGLAAGQNMFVSPEGVFRPDAYLPAFARRYPFVFANDEQEQRMILCVDTSSPVVTANNPDVPFFEGGKPSAFVENAMQFCSDFENERLRTESFVNLLKDLDLLAPRETIYRPANPDGSQGEPQKIAEYFAVDEEKLAKLPGDKLVELRDNGALMHIYAHLISLLAWDKLIALTIERNQSAPAVN
- a CDS encoding acyl dehydratase → MPAAFDDLWIGQVASIGAGVVSQSDLEQFCATYAPSWNTQDGLPDALIFALWSKLEQEAAAGWPQTKRLAVDALRWSRNPPPGELLRGRLTIMGKDAVGDTKGVVIAQHDLLDEAGRLVFSCLTRSVFQRNPPPAG
- a CDS encoding helix-turn-helix domain-containing protein; its protein translation is MSAQDNITVLEDEAYTGLFLTAERDAAVRAQGQVLAGGRVQGQAEALASDPETLGNILRSTREAQGFSLEYMADITRVRRSYLEALEEATYDRLPSRAFSIGFVKAYAKALGLDEESLADLFKRSFADPAQSDKLRAPVGAAFEDLRPSYRLYGGLALALVLAVVTWNLFQRTPGWGGHHAPSADTTPQKWSPGVPLVRDKLLLTQAAPAPKDQDLPVPYYTPGLEEGFAAIDAERAEQNPSATLGVPLQMRKAFNPRGAVFGATPVDSMVTIQAQRSVNLVLTGTDKRVYFARQLGPGEAYRLPQVSAVNLLIEVGDPKAFEIYYNGEFAGVMEERATSVSKLNARAAALAKLMDAQMEAMRPAGRPTDTAEPAATANAPVAPADVPARDGPIPYVPQTSPAATPQLDPAPVTQP
- the ispG gene encoding flavodoxin-dependent (E)-4-hydroxy-3-methylbut-2-enyl-diphosphate synthase, which produces MMSDHTHVRPWRMIERRKSRKIRVGKVEVGGDAPISVQSMTNTRTHDVDATVRQIHALEEAGADIVRVSCPDVESTTALKEIVRQVSVPIVADIHFHYKRGIEAAMAGAACLRINPGNIGSPERVREVIQAAKDYGCSMRIGVNAGSLEKELLEKYGEPCPDAMVESALFHANILRDNDFHEFKISVKASDVFLTVAAYQALADAIDCPLHIGVTEAGPLRTGTIKSAIGLGNLLWAGIGDTIRVSLAADPVEEVKVGFDILKSLGLRHRGVNIIACPSCARQGFNVIETVAKLEERLAHIATPMSLSIIGCVVNGPGEALYTDVGFTGGGAGAGMVYMAGKPDHKVSNDDMIEHIVGLVEAHAAKQSEINMTPEAV
- a CDS encoding putative bifunctional diguanylate cyclase/phosphodiesterase; the protein is MTIVVVGAVCALIGSLWIWAAEIDKSSREREENYVRSGLMHLAETQARLMAPMTIWNEAVNRTVVKFDHQFVADNYGSYFSEYLNYEQTFVLDGLNRPVLAWEGKQETSLAAYNRLSGEITRLSKDLRERHYLYTASGIGFTSKTNAIARLTVLDGHVYLLGASLILPDSTRQDLARYTPYLVVGAHRLSNGELAALSQGHLLSTITELRSGQNVQPGSARAVFTDSTGQEKAELTWLPSRPGLDLFMRALIPSLLVSAGLGGVALALLHRSQKTARSLIASEARAKHMALHDGLTGLPNRTLFTDRLNQATERLRRHGGSVAVMCVGLDRFKDVNDTLGHSAGDELIRHSAQKIGSMIRAGDTLARLGGDVFVIIQTDTDAHSAAALAKRVLEGLKGQVTLESGPVYSSCSIGVTLLQESDIEAAEALRQADLALYRAKEQGRSQYAFFEIEMDATIKLRKLLETGLREAIHVEAIEVVYQPQVDHNGRIVGVEALARWSHPQRGPISPAYFVPLAEECGLMMDLGTLIMRRALIDSKRWPGLKVAINVSATQLRSSRFLPELKDMLRETGVEPRSIEIEITEGMLLNDDQPTQNTLNALRQMGFSIALDDFGTGYSSLSYLSRYPVDKIKIDRSFVSNLGVDPDAEALIRAIIKLAKALHLSILAEGVETKAQSHILRQAGCAIIQGYLFSKPVDRSEIDIMMEGQATSQVTHITNGRYIAGVR